tgtgcaaaattaaaaaaaaaaattaataaattttcaacacaATTTCAATCTTTTTAGAAGATTTTTACGGTGCTGTGCATTTTTTCTCCCATATTCTCCtgttttgtggaaaaaatgcacaacactattaataaaataaaagaattacccACTATCAACCATGATGTATATGGGCTAAAAAGCTGCGTGcccataatttttctaattttcccaaaaattctagctaagaagtttgaaattttgagaaaatttgtttaatttcttaaaatttgcaCATATTATAAATTACACGGttgtagcaaaataaaaataaaatatcagaaatattaaaaagtaaaattaaaaaaaaaaaataataataaaaactcggCAATATTTCGCACTGCTCTTATTTCGACCGCCACTGTGCCTAATATGGGTTAAAAAGTGGATCATCGAGATCggaagataattaaaaaaaaaaaccaaaaataaaattcaaaaacactAACAACTATCacagaacatatgtatgtatgcacgcatcCATGTGCGTGAGGGAGTGTGAGATTTAGCAGCGTGCAAAGCGGGGGAGAACGATGTCAAGTTAGAGAAAATGTGTTGAGAAGCAGGTGCTAAGTGTGACACTGCTTTTAGTTTGCTCAGCTGTAATGCCTACGAGAAACCAAcccatatgtacatttgtagcAGGTGAATGAAAAGTAGTCAGTCTTGGCTCGTTATTAATTTCAGTAAAGCAACATATGTTTGCCGTTGTTGTTGTGTGAGTGTTTGATCGTTGTGCTTGCAAACCAAACAAGCAAGTAGtagtcagttttttttttgtttttatatttggagATAGGCATTATTCAATAAAAactgcataaataaaaaaaaaatatttgcgaataatttggaaatttttgaaaacccaattaattttctttgatattaTATTTACCATGCATTTCTGCTAATTGCACATGCGTGATAAATTCTGTACATGGTTGTCCATGGAAATTGCATaaatggtttttgtatttttctgttttaaagCAAATACCTTAGCAGTGCTTCAAGCGCGCACGCTTTATGGGCCAATATTTGGGCAAGGATCAAACACTCTCAGAACGGTTCGCAAATTTTTGCGCAACGAGGTATCAGATCGGagaaatgcatacaaatttcaaaatttctttgctAATCGTCGCAATTCCGATTGCAGTTCGGTTTAATGCTGGTATGTATTTACACATTACATGTATGTAGCTGACTTAGCATTATTTACAAATCGTTTATTCAGCGTCATTCTCCCCTTTTTGCTCACACGCACTGCTTTGCCTTTCAACCCTTCCATTGTGCTGATATGACCACGTTCTCGTCTAGCGTGGTTCTAGTCACCTTAACTATTCTATCCTAACCCTGCCATCGTCAACAGTTTGTGAAAATGCCGCGCGTATAGTATAACTCTGCAATGCGTTCAGGCAGTGTGCTGTAGAGATTGACTATAAAGTCCATGGGTAGACGCAACCATACTGAGCGTATACGAAATATGAGATCGTCTTTGCGCGAGAAGTGACGCCCACCATCGTAGACTTCGCGTATCAGCCAACCccaaatattttccataatgTTAATGTCATGCGCGATCGTTGGCCATCGTTGCACTTTAATGCCTTCGGCTTCGAGCATTTCCTGTGTTGTGGGTGACATGTTGGCCGTCCAATTGTGATCTTGTAGTATAAAATCTGGATTGCCGCCCAATTTGGCAATGATATTCGGCCGTTCACGCAATATGGTTTCAATATATGCTTGTGGTCGTTGTTTCACCGTCGTCACCTCCATGTGAATTGGCCCACCGGCGGCGATTAACAAATATATAGAAACGGAATTACCGCGCGGCCGTTGCGACAGTGTTTGTTCATAATTACGTAAATCATGGAAGTAGCTGGAGAAGCCATCCGGTCCGTCTAGGTTGAATTTTCGTTCGTCCTGGAAGACGACACGCCGCCAGTGCTCCTCACCCCAAGCAATGTGTGAATTGGCGAAATTTAAACGTTCATTTTGATGGAACTGCGACAACACTGGCTCTATTTTGATCTTTTTGGAGTTAGTAGTTGCACTACCGGCTGCCGTAGTACCATTGCGAACCTGTGCGCCTACGGCTCCTGATTTTCCGCTATCCACCGCATTGGTGGAACGTGCATTAGTGGCTGAGGAGCGACTAGAGTTGGTTGCATTTGATTGCTGTGTAGGCGCGTGACTCGAGGCAGTACCACCACCGGTACTCGAGCTGGCCGCTGAAAAATTTGAGTTCTGATTTAGCGCGTGTATAGGAAGCGTGCGATTGTGGCTGTAGTTCTGTTGGTTGTGCTGAGCACTTTTGAATTTATGATTGGCCGCACCCGTGGTGGCTAATGTGTTGGCAACAGATGTGTTAGTATGATGGCTACTCTGCTGATAGTAGGGGTGGTGATGATGGTAGGTCATATGCTGCTGATGTTGCAGTTGCTTTAGTCGGTGCTGCGAATGCACAAGCAATTGTTGATGCGTTTGTGTGTTACTATGTGTTGCTGTCGTACTATTTTGTAGCTGTATttgttgctggtgttgttgttgttgatgagtGAGATGTTgaagttgttgctgctgctgatatGGCTGAGAAGCCGCTGGCGTTGAGTACCGCAATTGGTAATGTGtgtttgctgctgttgttgttgttggtgttgccgATGAGGGTGCTGCATTGATTGTTACTGTTGACGTTGTTGCGCAGTAATTGTCAGTGTCTTTGAGGTAGTGTTGTTGGGCCATCAGAGGTTAGCCAGGC
The sequence above is drawn from the Anastrepha obliqua isolate idAnaObli1 chromosome 4, idAnaObli1_1.0, whole genome shotgun sequence genome and encodes:
- the LOC129244462 gene encoding transposable element Tc3 transposase, translated to MAQQHYLKDTDNYCATTSTVTINAAPSSATPTTTTAANTHYQLRYSTPAASQPYQQQQQLQHLTHQQQQHQQQIQLQNSTTATHSNTQTHQQLLVHSQHRLKQLQHQQHMTYHHHHPYYQQSSHHTNTSVANTLATTGAANHKFKSAQHNQQNYSHNRTLPIHALNQNSNFSAASSSTGGGTASSHAPTQQSNATNSSRSSATNARSTNAVDSGKSGAVGAQVRNGTTAAGSATTNSKKIKIEPVLSQFHQNERLNFANSHIAWGEEHWRRVVFQDERKFNLDGPDGFSSYFHDLRNYEQTLSQRPRGNSVSIYLLIAAGGPIHMEVTTVKQRPQAYIETILRERPNIIAKLGGNPDFILQDHNWTANMSPTTQEMLEAEGIKVQRWPTIAHDINIMENIWGWLIREVYDGGRHFSRKDDLIFRIRSVWLRLPMDFIVNLYSTLPERIAELYYTRGIFTNC